DNA from Salinispora arenicola:
AACGGCGTCTGACTTAAAGTAGACAGGGTTTTAGCGTCAATGCATTGACTGCGGTCCGGGCGCCTGCCGACGAGTCTTGCGAGCCCTTGGTTTCGATATCGCTTCAGTTCAGGACAGCGCCGGCTGGCTGGTGATACTGCGGTCGCTGACGCGGACCCCAGCAAAGTTCTGATGGTGTCTGACTTGTGAGGCTTGAAGTAGCAGCACATTTGTTGGCGGCAGCAAGCGGGGCGGGCATGACCTGTTCGGAATCATCAAGGTGCCTGCACGATACTGATCGTTCGAAGTGGGTCGTGCCTGCACTGCCGTCGCGAATCCATGATTCGGAAAGATCCGTCAGTTGAGTCGACATCCTTCATCTATTCGATAGCTGTGGAAGTCGGGCGTTCTTTGGGTCGGGGTATTCCTGATCATGGATCGTATGGTCTCGGTCAAGCCGGTGAGGGTAGTGCAGATATCTTGGAGAGTCTCCAGACTTATCGGACTATCGGGCGCGCTAGTTTGCCCTGGGCAGTGCAGCTGTGCCTCAAGGTTGAGTATGGCGGGACCGGGCTTGATGCCCAACTCGCGGTCTAGCCGTTGCTGGAGTTGTCGGAGTACTTTCAGCGCGTCAGAGGTCCGGGAAGCGCGGTGTAGTGCCTCAGCCAAGCGGCCATGCAGGTGCTCGTTGTGTGGATAGGTTTCCGACCACAGGCGGAGGTCGGGAATCATCTCTTGATAGCGGCCTTCGGTGAACTCCCAGTCGACTAGCTGCTCCAATACTTGCATCCGAATCTCCTCCAGCCGGGTGGCTTCACCGGCGAGCTGGTCGCTACCAATGTCTTCTAGGGCATCACCGTGCCAGAGGTTCAGCGCATGCCGGAGCCGCATGCTGGCCCCAGTGGGGTCGCCATTCCGTGCAAGTCGCGCTGCGGCTTCGCATTCGGAACGGAAAAGGCGCTCATCAACGGATTTGTCCGAAACGCTGATCTTGTAGTGGGAGCCATGCCGCTGAACAGTCTGCGTGTGTCCCCAGTCGCTGAGTCGGGAATTTAGCGAGCCGAGGCAGTTTTGTACCTGTTGGCGAGCTGTGGCGGGTGGGCTAGACGGCCAGACGACGTCGATCAACCGTTCTAGCGATGCGCCCCCGCTTCTGCTGAGCAGCAAGGCCGCCAGAATCTTCCGGTGTCGCGGGCTGGAGATTGGGGTAAAGGAGTCACCGGTGCGGACTGTCAATGGTCCGAGTAGTCTGAAAACTAGCATCATCACCCCCGTGTCGGGAGGATTCTAGCCATCTAGAAGCTCCGATGTGAAGGTCTTTATTCGCATTTGTAGTGTCGCCGGTCACAGACGGTAGACGACCACGTCGCCGATCTCCTCCCGGGTGATGCCCAGCCCGTCGACCGGTGCGTCGATGCTGATCTCCAAAGGTGTGCCGGCCACCAGATCGCGGGGGATCAGCACGTTGCGAACGCCCAGGGTGCGGAGGTACTCGACGCTTGCCTGGTCGGGGAACGCGGTCGTCACCTCACGCACGTCCTCGAGCAGGGTCGGGGTGAAGCCACTGCCGCCGTTGACGATGTCCTGGAAGCGGGTGGTCGACCAGAGCATGACCGGCTGGTCATGGCTCTGGTCACTGGGCAGCACCAGCAGCGGGCCATCCACCGTGCGCATCGCCTCGGGCTGCACCGGAACGACCGGGTGTGGGGTGCGGTTGAGCCCTTCCACCGTCACCAACAGCAGTGGAAGCAGCGTGGCCAACCGCAGCCACGGGTTCGGCCAGGAAGGGATCCGCGCGGCGGAGATCTTTCGGACCCGGCTGGCGAAGGCACTCACCGAGCCGGCCGCGAGCAGACCGAGCAGCAGCGTCGCCCAGAGCATCAGCCGGCCTGGCGTACGCAGACCGTTCCACCCGGGTACGTGCTCGAAGAGCGGCACGAGGGTGAAGCGCCCGTCGAAGAACTCGGTCCCCATCGCCAACACCATGCTGACCACGACCCCGGCCAGCAGCAGGAGCCGGTGCCGGACCCGCCAGACCGAGAAGAAGAGGCCGCCCAACGCGAGGGCGTAGAGGACATAGCCGGGCAGCAACGTCATCTCCGGGTGCCATGGCAGTGTCGACCGGGCCCCCTCGTGCAGGTCACCCCAGACCCGCGACTCGGCTGGCGCGGTGAGGAAGCCGGTCGCGGGCGGGGAGTACCAGGCGAGGTCGTCGAGGGTTCGCTCCGCCTGCGGGTGCAGCTTGGCGACGGTGAAGTAGGGCAGGGCCAGCAGCAATCCCACCGCGGCGAAGATCAGCCCGCCCACCGCGTCGGCGGTGAACAGACGTCGACCGAAGGGGCGCCGGACCGGGCGGACGACCCAGCGTCGCAGCACCCAGGTGATCGTGGCGACCAGCCCGATCCCGGCGAGGACGTACGCGAACGGCAGCCCGATGCCGAACCCGAGGCTCAGCTGCCAGGCGGCGACCAGCCACCCGGCGTACACCCACCGGACCCGCCGTTTCTCCGGGCGGTAGCCGTGCCGCAGCGACCAGCCGTGTCCTCGAGCGAGCATGGCCAGCGCCAGCGGTATACCGCCGTTGGAGACGACGTGCAGGTGCCCGGCCTGGGCCAACAGCCAGGGAGCGTACGTGTACGTCACCCCGGCGACCGCGGCGCCGATGCGGCCCGCCCCCAACTGTCGGGCCAGCGCGTACGCCCCGAACGTGGCGAGGGCGTGGGCCAGCACGAACATGATGTTGTAGCGGAGCAGGGCGGCTTCGGGGCCGGAACCGATCATCCCCGCGGGGGCGTACCCCAGCAACGTGTCGGAGAAGACGAAGCTCCACCGTTCCGGGAAGAACGCGTTGGAGTGCAACAGTCGGCCCGGATCGGTCAACAGCGCGTGTCCGGTCCAGGCCATCTGCCATGCCTGCAGGCTCGGATCCCAGTAGTCCTGGGGCAGGGTGTAGCGCGGGTAGCGCAGCGTCGGCCAGGTCATCGCGACGGCCAGGGCCAGTGAGCCGAGTACCGCGAGCGTCCACTCGTGGGCCAGGAACCGTCCGACAGCGCGGGCTACCCGGCCGGCGCGGGTCGGGACCGGCTCCGGAGCGGGGGCGAAGGAGGTGAACGGATCCCGTTCATCCTTTTCGGCCGTATCGGTGGCGTCCTTGTCAGCCGGGGAACCGTCTCCTGTGGGAGACGCGCCGTCACCCGTGCTGTTCTCGGGCTTATCCGTGTCGGTGTCGGTGTCGGTCTTGGTCTTGCCCGTGTCGGTTTCGGACTTGTCGGTGCTGGTCTTGGTCTTGTTTGTGTCGGTCTCGTGCTTGCTCGTGGTGGTCTCGGGTTTGTCCTTGTCGGCCCGGCGGCTGGTCGGCGTTGCGGCGGGGTCAGTGACCCTTGCCGCCTCGGGGTGTGGTGGCTGGGCGCCGCCAGCCTGTCCGGTGGTCATGTGTTCGTAACCGACACGCCGAGCTGATCCCGGAGGAAGGTGATGTCGGCCGCCTGGCCGTCCGCTCCGCCTGGTGTCTCGACCACCACCGGGGCGTCAGCCGCGCGAATGACCGTAACCACCTGCTCCGGGTCGATCGTGCCGCCGGTCAGATTGTCGTGTCGGTCCTGGCCCGAGTTGAAGGCGCCCTTGGAGTTGTTGGCGTGCACCAGGTCGATCCGGCCGGTGATCGCCTTGATCCGGTCGACCAGCCCGAGTAGCTCCTCGCCACCGGCGTGGGCGTGGCAGGTGTCCAGGCAGAATCCCACCTCGTGGTCGCCGATCGCGTCCCAGAGCCGGGCGAGCGCGTCCAGCCGGCGGGCGCAGGCGTTGTTGCCGCCGGCGGTGTTCTCGATGAGCACAGGTACGCCGAAGCCTCCGGATTCCGCCGCGTACTCGAAGGCTTTACGCCAGTTGTCAAAGCCGGTGGCGAGGTCGTCACCCGCGTTGACGTGACCACCGTGCACGATGAGGCCACGGGCCCCGACAGCGGCGGCGGCCCGGGCGTGTGCGAGCAGGAGCTTGCGGCTGGGAATCCGGATGCGGTTGTTCAACGTGGCCACGTTGATGACGTACGGCGCGTGCACATAGATGTCCACCTCGGCGCTGCGCAGCCAGTCGGCGTCCGCCCGTGGTTTCGGTGCCTTCCAGCCCTGTGGGTCGGAAAGGAAGAACTGCACGGTGTCCGCGGCTCTGGCGGTCGCCTCCGTCAGTGGGTCGGCCGAATCGACGTGGGCTCCGATACGCATGCTGGGGAGCCTACGTCGAGTTCACGTCAGCCGTTGAGCGCAGTGCGGCGAGGGCGCGTCACCGGATCGGTCAGACATCGTTGACCGGGATGGGAAGCGGTCGGTCGCGCGCACCCCCGGATGCCGTATCCGGACTGTCCCGCCGGAACCGGGATGCCCTGGTGCGGCGTGGTGGACCGTCCCTGGCTCGGGCGGAAGCACCGGTCTATGAAGATTGTCAGAGATTTTCCGGATTCTCCGACAAGTTCCTTACATCAGGGATATCGTCGGGGAAACAACACGATGAAGCCCCGCGGGGCGTCGCCGGTCCAACCTCATCGGTGTGGTCGTTCCTCCCCAGGTCCCACCCAAGGAATGCGGACGGGACGCCCCGCGGCCTCTGGTCACGGGGGGTCCGCCTCGACATCGACGTCGGAGCTGGGCTCCCCGTGAACCGTGTCCGGTAGGCCTTCCCACCACCCCGGGCATGATCGTTCGGACCGGGTATCCTGGTCCGGTTGTCCACGTCC
Protein-coding regions in this window:
- a CDS encoding AfsR/SARP family transcriptional regulator, which gives rise to MIDVVWPSSPPATARQQVQNCLGSLNSRLSDWGHTQTVQRHGSHYKISVSDKSVDERLFRSECEAAARLARNGDPTGASMRLRHALNLWHGDALEDIGSDQLAGEATRLEEIRMQVLEQLVDWEFTEGRYQEMIPDLRLWSETYPHNEHLHGRLAEALHRASRTSDALKVLRQLQQRLDRELGIKPGPAILNLEAQLHCPGQTSAPDSPISLETLQDICTTLTGLTETIRSMIRNTPTQRTPDFHSYRIDEGCRLN
- a CDS encoding deoxyribonuclease IV, producing MRIGAHVDSADPLTEATARAADTVQFFLSDPQGWKAPKPRADADWLRSAEVDIYVHAPYVINVATLNNRIRIPSRKLLLAHARAAAAVGARGLIVHGGHVNAGDDLATGFDNWRKAFEYAAESGGFGVPVLIENTAGGNNACARRLDALARLWDAIGDHEVGFCLDTCHAHAGGEELLGLVDRIKAITGRIDLVHANNSKGAFNSGQDRHDNLTGGTIDPEQVVTVIRAADAPVVVETPGGADGQAADITFLRDQLGVSVTNT